A part of Astyanax mexicanus isolate ESR-SI-001 chromosome 2, AstMex3_surface, whole genome shotgun sequence genomic DNA contains:
- the plekha5 gene encoding pleckstrin homology domain-containing family A member 5 isoform X15, which yields MAADLKPDWLACLPSSWSYGVTRDGRVFFINEEAKSTTWLHPVTGEAVITGHRKTTDLPTGWEEGYTFEGARCFINHNERKVTCKHPVSGTPSQDNCIFVLNEHLSCGKLAAPVLNRPAPKAPASEKKERPTSTMSEASNYTGGSDYTTYPSSPTTSRPSRSSKKVHNFGKRSNSIKRNPNAPVVKSNWLYKQDSAGMKMWKKRWFVLCDMCLFYYRDEKEEGILGSILLPSFHISMLSVDDHISKKYAFKATHPNMRTYYFCTDTAKEMESWMKVMTDAALVHTEPVRRLEKVKVDPRSPQELNNMLNHRVLTRPEIQNNERNRESFRQEEKKQKPLEKQPSIREQERSFSSKDSQKEEKISLQRDGQKVSLQRDTERLVLQKDGDRYALQKDGERYTLQKDGEKYLLQKDGQKYTLHKNGERCSLQKDGENVLQKDGGRQKEREKTVLQKDREKPSFQQEGEKYGFQKETSSERPITKINTIKLQPVQSSTSSITSPITPTSAGSSSRQTHTPGPAGPAGGPSQYKAGQVNGEQGAEPDRTLSRSDSMQQLELWVRMQRNRAAPDDDTKSITSYQTLPRNMPSHRAQVVPRYPEGYRTLPRNLLRPDSICSVAGSLYDRALPPANADKRRSMRDDTMWQLYEWQQRQAHSRLGYGTLPSPKTMGRIAESIPSSPSHGSLSLYPSISPNRPFNPFSPINPLTPTNPLNPAPDVSSPVLRGDASIDRRHRAQLAKYSYLPDRRSSTAQNITPQSLQGKTMSPEDYRENTYPYRPEELDVDTKLSRLCEQGKVVRTQEEKLQQLHREKHTLETALLSASQEIEMSAETSAAVQSVIQQRDVLQSGLLSTCRELSRVNAELDRSWREYDKLEADVTLAKRNLLEQLEALGSPQTEPPSQQHVQIQKELWRIQDVMEALGKNKPKRSTEPSFPGANPISSLQKSEGPDYRLYKSEPELTTVAEVDESNGEEKSEQSADKDPPGTKGMPYPVGIVSPRTKSQMPESSTIASYVTLRKNKKPDPRTDRPHSAVEHMVEGARQRMSVEEQMERIRRHQQGALRERERRREEGALSHSHSFTKDHSYYYTLQTCSRSSMSAAEELEGRRKEVLPVGEAELMRRVATPKEKDQTEILKERKSPEIHLLRSPDHLTPLPTENSVQTAVMVRVGTEEEEEEEEEKLSDQNQDQIIKDSFDLTPSKLGTLVSVNSLSSPPASPGSSPPCPQLPDGSHFISATDITEH from the exons tcACAATGAGCGGAAAGTGACGTGTAAGCACCCGGTCTCCGGCACGCCCTCGCAGGATAACTGCATCTTTGTCCTCAACGAACA CCTGAGTTGTGGGAAACTTGCGGCCCCTGTGTTGAACAG gCCGGCTCCTAAAGCTCCCGCCAGCGAGAAGAAGGAGCGACCAACGAGCACCATGAGCGAAGCCTCCAACTACACCGGCGGCTCCGACTACACCACCTATCCCAGCAGCCCCACCACCTCCAGA CCGTCAAGATCCTCGAAAAAAGTCCATAATTTTGGGAAGAGGTCCAACTCGATAAAGAGAAACCCGAACGCTCCGGTGGTGAAAAGTAACTGGCTTTACAAACAG GACAGCGCTGGGATGAAGATGTGGAAGAAGAGGTGGTTTGTGCTGTGTGACATGTGTCTCTTCTATTATAGAG ATGAGAAGGAGGAGGGGATTCTGGGAAGTATCCTGTTACCCAGCTTCCACATCTCCATGCTGTCTGTAGACGATCACATCAGCAAGAAATACGCCTTCAAG GCTACACATCCGAACATGCGCACCTATTATTTCTGCACCGATACGGCAAAAGAGATGGAGTCCTGGATGAAGGTGATGACGGACGCAGCGCTCGTCCACACGGAGCCGGTCCGGAG GTTGGAAAAGGTGAAGGTAGATCCCCGCAGTCCACAGGAGCTTAACAACATGCTGAATCACAGAGTTCTGACCCGACCCGAGATCCAGAACAACGAGAGGAACCGCGAGAGTTTCCGTCAGGAGGAGAAGAAACAGAAACCTCTGGAGAAACAGCCGAGTATCAGAGAGCAGGAGAGAAGCTTCTCCTCTAAAGACTCCCAGAAAGAGGAGAAGATCTCTCTGCAGAGAGACGGACAGAAAGTGTCTCTGcagagagacacggagagactgGTGCTGCAGAAAGACGGGGACAGGTACGCTCTGCAGAAGGACGGAGAACGCTACACCCtccagaaagatggagagaaataCCTGCTGCAGAAAGACGGACAGAAATACACTCTTCATAAAAACGGAGAGAGGTGTTCTCTTCAAAAGGATGGAGAGAACGTTCTGCAGAAAGACGGAGGGAGACAGAAAGAACGAGAGAAGACGGTTCTGCAGAAAGATCGAGAGAAACCCAGTTTTCAGCAGGAAGGAGAGAAATACGGTTTTCAGAAAGAGACGAGTTCAGAGAGACCGATCACCAAAATCAACACCATCAAACTGCAGCCGGTTCagtcctccacctcctccatcaCCTCCCCCATCACCCCCACCTCCGCCGGGTCCTCCTCCCGCCAGACCCACACCCCCGGACCCGCGGGACCAGCAGGAGGTCCCTCTCAGTATAAAGCAGGACAGGTAAACGGGGAGCAGGGCGCTGAGCCTGACAGGACCCTCAGCAGGAGCGACTCCATGCAGCAGCTGGAGCTGTGGGTCCGAATGCAGCGCAACCGAGCCGCACCCGACGACGACACCAAGAG CATCACTTCTTATCAGACGCTGCCGAGGAACATGCCCAGTCACCGGGCGCAGGTGGTGCCGCGCTACCCTGAGGGATACCGGACGCTCCCGCGGAACCTGCTGCGTCCGGACAGTATCTGCAGCGTGGCGGGGTCTCTGTACGACCGGGCGCTGCCACCCGCCAACGCCGACAAGCGCCGCTCCATGCGGGACGACACCATGTGGCAGCTGTACGAGTGGCAGCAGCGGCAGGCGCACAGCCGGCTGGGATACGGGACGCTGCCCAGCCCCAAGACCATGGGGCGCATCGCCGAGTCCATCCCGTCCTCGCCGTCCCACGGCTCCCTGTCCCTGTACCCCTCCATCTCCCCCAACCGCCCCTTTAACCCCTTCAGCCCCATAAACCCCCTAACCCCCACCAACCCCTTAAACCCCGCCCCCGACGTCTCCTCACCCGTCCTCCGCGGAGACGCCAGCATCGACCGCCGCCACAGAGCCCAGCTCGCCAAG TACTCTTACCTGCCTGACCGCAGATCCTCAACAGCTCAGAACATCACACCTCAGTCCCTGCAGGGTAAAACG ATGAGTCCTGAAGATTACAGAGAAAACACTTACCCATACAGACCTGAGGAGCTGGATGTGGAC ACTAAACTGAGTCGACTGTGTGAACAGGGTAAAGTGGTCCGAACCCAAGAGGAGAAACTCCAGCAGCTCCACAGAGAGAAG CACACTCTGGAGACGGCTCTGCTGTCGGCGAGTCAGGAGATCGAGATGAGCGCTGAGACCTCGGCGGCGGTGCAGAGCGTCATACAGCAGCGGGACGTCCTGCAGAGCGGCCTGCTCAGCACCTGCAGAGAACTGTCCCGAGTAAACGCT GAGCTGGATCGGAGCTGGAGAGAGTATGATAAGCTGGAGGCTGATGTTACTCTGGCTAAGAGGAAcctgctggagcagctggaggcTCTCGGGAGTCCACAG ACGGAGCCGCCCAGTCAGCAGCACGTTCAGATTCAGAAGGAGTTGTGGAGAATTCAGGACGTGATGGAGGCGCTCGgtaaaaacaagccaaagagaaGCACAGAACCCA GTTTTCCAGGAGCAAATCCAATCTCCAGCCTTCAGAAAAGTGAG GGTCCGGACTACAGGCTGTATAAGAGTGAGCCGGAGCTCACCACGGTGGCGGAGGTGGACGAGAGTAACGGGGAGGAGAAATCTGAACAGTCTGCTGATAAAGATCCTCCCGGTACTAAAG GAATGCCGTATCCTGTTGGGATCGTGAGCCCCAGGACTAAATCTCAGATGCCGGAGTCCTCCACCATCGCCTCGTACGTCACCCTGAGGAAGAACAAGAAACCTGACCCCAGAACA GACCGCCCCCACAGTGCGGTGGAGCACATGGTGGAGGGAGCTCGGCAGCGGATGAGTGTGGAGGAGCAGATGGAGAGAATCCGGCGGCACCAGCAGGGGGCGCTACGAGAGCgcgagaggaggagagaggagggAGCGCTCTCACACAGTCACTCCTTCACTAAAGACCATTCCTACTACTATACCCTGCAG ACGTGCTCGAGGAGCTCGATGTCGGCAGCTGAAGAGCTGGAGGGCAGAAGGAAGGAGGTGTTACCTGTAGGAGAGGCGGAGCTAATGAGACGAGTGGCCACGCCTAAAGAAAAG GATCAGACTGAGATTCTGAAAGAGAGGAAAAGCCCAGAGATCCACCTGCTGAGATCACCTGACCACCTCACACCCCTCCCCACTGAAAACAG TGTGCAGACAGCAGTAATGGTGCGAGTGGgaacggaggaggaggaggaggaggaagaggaaaagcTCTCTGATCAAAACCAAGATCAAATAATTAAAGACTCGTTTGATCTGACCCCCTCTAAACTCGGGACTCTGGTTTCAG TGAACAGCCTGTCCAGTCCTCCAGCGTCTCCCGGCTCGTCTCCTCCGTGTCCTCAGCTCCCCGACGGATCACACTTCAT ATCAGCCACTGACATCACTGAACATTAG
- the plekha5 gene encoding pleckstrin homology domain-containing family A member 5 isoform X20 translates to MAADLKPDWLACLPSSWSYGVTRDGRVFFINEEAKSTTWLHPVTGEAVITGHRKTTDLPTGWEEGYTFEGARCFINHNERKVTCKHPVSGTPSQDNCIFVLNEHLSCGKLAAPVLNRPAPKAPASEKKERPTSTMSEASNYTGGSDYTTYPSSPTTSRPSRSSKKVHNFGKRSNSIKRNPNAPVVKSNWLYKQDSAGMKMWKKRWFVLCDMCLFYYRDEKEEGILGSILLPSFHISMLSVDDHISKKYAFKATHPNMRTYYFCTDTAKEMESWMKVMTDAALVHTEPVRRLEKVKVDPRSPQELNNMLNHRVLTRPEIQNNERNRESFRQEEKKQKPLEKQPSIREQERSFSSKDSQKEEKISLQRDGQKVSLQRDTERLVLQKDGDRYALQKDGERYTLQKDGEKYLLQKDGQKYTLHKNGERCSLQKDGENVLQKDGGRQKEREKTVLQKDREKPSFQQEGEKYGFQKETSSERPITKINTIKLQPVQSSTSSITSPITPTSAGSSSRQTHTPGPAGPAGGPSQYKAGQVNGEQGAEPDRTLSRSDSMQQLELWVRMQRNRAAPDDDTKSITSYQTLPRNMPSHRAQVVPRYPEGYRTLPRNLLRPDSICSVAGSLYDRALPPANADKRRSMRDDTMWQLYEWQQRQAHSRLGYGTLPSPKTMGRIAESIPSSPSHGSLSLYPSISPNRPFNPFSPINPLTPTNPLNPAPDVSSPVLRGDASIDRRHRAQLAKYSYLPDRRSSTAQNITPQSLQGKTPEELTLLLIKLRRQQAELNSVREHTLAQLMQLNLDTTNPKSEILSHHLQRNLMYMDSQMKENEPIIFMIHTMIENSAPRPQLYQQMSPEDYRENTYPYRPEELDVDTKLSRLCEQGKVVRTQEEKLQQLHREKHTLETALLSASQEIEMSAETSAAVQSVIQQRDVLQSGLLSTCRELSRVNAELDRSWREYDKLEADVTLAKRNLLEQLEALGSPQTEPPSQQHVQIQKELWRIQDVMEALGKNKPKRSTEPSFPGANPISSLQKSEESDSAPPRPPLPQVYEGGDRPSGHAPPCPGSAPPPTPRTTPHRPEDRKAAQRNGAHSGPDYRLYKSEVVSEVVSEVVSEVVCEVVCEVVR, encoded by the exons tcACAATGAGCGGAAAGTGACGTGTAAGCACCCGGTCTCCGGCACGCCCTCGCAGGATAACTGCATCTTTGTCCTCAACGAACA CCTGAGTTGTGGGAAACTTGCGGCCCCTGTGTTGAACAG gCCGGCTCCTAAAGCTCCCGCCAGCGAGAAGAAGGAGCGACCAACGAGCACCATGAGCGAAGCCTCCAACTACACCGGCGGCTCCGACTACACCACCTATCCCAGCAGCCCCACCACCTCCAGA CCGTCAAGATCCTCGAAAAAAGTCCATAATTTTGGGAAGAGGTCCAACTCGATAAAGAGAAACCCGAACGCTCCGGTGGTGAAAAGTAACTGGCTTTACAAACAG GACAGCGCTGGGATGAAGATGTGGAAGAAGAGGTGGTTTGTGCTGTGTGACATGTGTCTCTTCTATTATAGAG ATGAGAAGGAGGAGGGGATTCTGGGAAGTATCCTGTTACCCAGCTTCCACATCTCCATGCTGTCTGTAGACGATCACATCAGCAAGAAATACGCCTTCAAG GCTACACATCCGAACATGCGCACCTATTATTTCTGCACCGATACGGCAAAAGAGATGGAGTCCTGGATGAAGGTGATGACGGACGCAGCGCTCGTCCACACGGAGCCGGTCCGGAG GTTGGAAAAGGTGAAGGTAGATCCCCGCAGTCCACAGGAGCTTAACAACATGCTGAATCACAGAGTTCTGACCCGACCCGAGATCCAGAACAACGAGAGGAACCGCGAGAGTTTCCGTCAGGAGGAGAAGAAACAGAAACCTCTGGAGAAACAGCCGAGTATCAGAGAGCAGGAGAGAAGCTTCTCCTCTAAAGACTCCCAGAAAGAGGAGAAGATCTCTCTGCAGAGAGACGGACAGAAAGTGTCTCTGcagagagacacggagagactgGTGCTGCAGAAAGACGGGGACAGGTACGCTCTGCAGAAGGACGGAGAACGCTACACCCtccagaaagatggagagaaataCCTGCTGCAGAAAGACGGACAGAAATACACTCTTCATAAAAACGGAGAGAGGTGTTCTCTTCAAAAGGATGGAGAGAACGTTCTGCAGAAAGACGGAGGGAGACAGAAAGAACGAGAGAAGACGGTTCTGCAGAAAGATCGAGAGAAACCCAGTTTTCAGCAGGAAGGAGAGAAATACGGTTTTCAGAAAGAGACGAGTTCAGAGAGACCGATCACCAAAATCAACACCATCAAACTGCAGCCGGTTCagtcctccacctcctccatcaCCTCCCCCATCACCCCCACCTCCGCCGGGTCCTCCTCCCGCCAGACCCACACCCCCGGACCCGCGGGACCAGCAGGAGGTCCCTCTCAGTATAAAGCAGGACAGGTAAACGGGGAGCAGGGCGCTGAGCCTGACAGGACCCTCAGCAGGAGCGACTCCATGCAGCAGCTGGAGCTGTGGGTCCGAATGCAGCGCAACCGAGCCGCACCCGACGACGACACCAAGAG CATCACTTCTTATCAGACGCTGCCGAGGAACATGCCCAGTCACCGGGCGCAGGTGGTGCCGCGCTACCCTGAGGGATACCGGACGCTCCCGCGGAACCTGCTGCGTCCGGACAGTATCTGCAGCGTGGCGGGGTCTCTGTACGACCGGGCGCTGCCACCCGCCAACGCCGACAAGCGCCGCTCCATGCGGGACGACACCATGTGGCAGCTGTACGAGTGGCAGCAGCGGCAGGCGCACAGCCGGCTGGGATACGGGACGCTGCCCAGCCCCAAGACCATGGGGCGCATCGCCGAGTCCATCCCGTCCTCGCCGTCCCACGGCTCCCTGTCCCTGTACCCCTCCATCTCCCCCAACCGCCCCTTTAACCCCTTCAGCCCCATAAACCCCCTAACCCCCACCAACCCCTTAAACCCCGCCCCCGACGTCTCCTCACCCGTCCTCCGCGGAGACGCCAGCATCGACCGCCGCCACAGAGCCCAGCTCGCCAAG TACTCTTACCTGCCTGACCGCAGATCCTCAACAGCTCAGAACATCACACCTCAGTCCCTGCAGGGTAAAACG CCGGAGGAGCTGACCCTGCTGCTGATTAAACTGCGCCGGCAGCAGGCTGAGCTCAACAGCGTCCGAGAGCACACTCTCGCGCAGCTAATGCAGCTTAACCTCGACACCACCAACCCAAAG AGTGAGATTCTCTCCCACCACCTGCAGAGGAATCTCATGTATATGGACAGCCAG ATGAAGGAGAATGAGCCGATAATCTTCATGATTCACACTATGATTGAGAACTCTGCTCCAAGGCCTCAACTATACCAGCAA ATGAGTCCTGAAGATTACAGAGAAAACACTTACCCATACAGACCTGAGGAGCTGGATGTGGAC ACTAAACTGAGTCGACTGTGTGAACAGGGTAAAGTGGTCCGAACCCAAGAGGAGAAACTCCAGCAGCTCCACAGAGAGAAG CACACTCTGGAGACGGCTCTGCTGTCGGCGAGTCAGGAGATCGAGATGAGCGCTGAGACCTCGGCGGCGGTGCAGAGCGTCATACAGCAGCGGGACGTCCTGCAGAGCGGCCTGCTCAGCACCTGCAGAGAACTGTCCCGAGTAAACGCT GAGCTGGATCGGAGCTGGAGAGAGTATGATAAGCTGGAGGCTGATGTTACTCTGGCTAAGAGGAAcctgctggagcagctggaggcTCTCGGGAGTCCACAG ACGGAGCCGCCCAGTCAGCAGCACGTTCAGATTCAGAAGGAGTTGTGGAGAATTCAGGACGTGATGGAGGCGCTCGgtaaaaacaagccaaagagaaGCACAGAACCCA GTTTTCCAGGAGCAAATCCAATCTCCAGCCTTCAGAAAAGTGAG GAGTCCGACTCCGCCCCCCCGCGTCCTCCTCTCCCCCAGGTGTATGAGGGTGGTGATCGCCCGAGCGGGCACGCCCCGCCCTGCCCCGGCTCGGCCCCGCCCCCCACACCTCGCACCACCCCGCACCGGCCGGAGGACCGCAAAGCTGCCCAGAGAAACGGTGCCCACAGC GGTCCGGACTACAGGCTGTataagagtgaggtagtgagtgaggtagtgagtgag gtagtgagtgaggtagtgtgtgaggtagtgtgtgaggtagtgaggtag
- the plekha5 gene encoding pleckstrin homology domain-containing family A member 5 isoform X7, translating to MAADLKPDWLACLPSSWSYGVTRDGRVFFINEEAKSTTWLHPVTGEAVITGHRKTTDLPTGWEEGYTFEGARCFINHNERKVTCKHPVSGTPSQDNCIFVLNEHLSCGKLAAPVLNRPAPKAPASEKKERPTSTMSEASNYTGGSDYTTYPSSPTTSRPSRSSKKVHNFGKRSNSIKRNPNAPVVKSNWLYKQDSAGMKMWKKRWFVLCDMCLFYYRDEKEEGILGSILLPSFHISMLSVDDHISKKYAFKATHPNMRTYYFCTDTAKEMESWMKVMTDAALVHTEPVRRLEKVKVDPRSPQELNNMLNHRVLTRPEIQNNERNRESFRQEEKKQKPLEKQPSIREQERSFSSKDSQKEEKISLQRDGQKVSLQRDTERLVLQKDGDRYALQKDGERYTLQKDGEKYLLQKDGQKYTLHKNGERCSLQKDGENVLQKDGGRQKEREKTVLQKDREKPSFQQEGEKYGFQKETSSERPITKINTIKLQPVQSSTSSITSPITPTSAGSSSRQTHTPGPAGPAGGPSQYKAGQVNGEQGAEPDRTLSRSDSMQQLELWVRMQRNRAAPDDDTKSITSYQTLPRNMPSHRAQVVPRYPEGYRTLPRNLLRPDSICSVAGSLYDRALPPANADKRRSMRDDTMWQLYEWQQRQAHSRLGYGTLPSPKTMGRIAESIPSSPSHGSLSLYPSISPNRPFNPFSPINPLTPTNPLNPAPDVSSPVLRGDASIDRRHRAQLAKYSYLPDRRSSTAQNITPQSLQGKTPEELTLLLIKLRRQQAELNSVREHTLAQLMQLNLDTTNPKSEILSHHLQRNLMYMDSQMKENEPIIFMIHTMIENSAPRPQLYQQMSPEDYRENTYPYRPEELDVDTKLSRLCEQGKVVRTQEEKLQQLHREKHTLETALLSASQEIEMSAETSAAVQSVIQQRDVLQSGLLSTCRELSRVNAELDRSWREYDKLEADVTLAKRNLLEQLEALGSPQTEPPSQQHVQIQKELWRIQDVMEALGKNKPKRSTEPSFPGANPISSLQKSEGPDYRLYKSEPELTTVAEVDESNGEEKSEQSADKDPPGTKGMPYPVGIVSPRTKSQMPESSTIASYVTLRKNKKPDPRTDRPHSAVEHMVEGARQRMSVEEQMERIRRHQQGALRERERRREEGALSHSHSFTKDHSYYYTLQTCSRSSMSAAEELEGRRKEVLPVGEAELMRRVATPKEKDQTEILKERKSPEIHLLRSPDHLTPLPTENSVQTAVMVRVGTEEEEEEEEEKLSDQNQDQIIKDSFDLTPSKLGTLVSVNSLSSPPASPGSSPPCPQLPDGSHFISATDITEH from the exons tcACAATGAGCGGAAAGTGACGTGTAAGCACCCGGTCTCCGGCACGCCCTCGCAGGATAACTGCATCTTTGTCCTCAACGAACA CCTGAGTTGTGGGAAACTTGCGGCCCCTGTGTTGAACAG gCCGGCTCCTAAAGCTCCCGCCAGCGAGAAGAAGGAGCGACCAACGAGCACCATGAGCGAAGCCTCCAACTACACCGGCGGCTCCGACTACACCACCTATCCCAGCAGCCCCACCACCTCCAGA CCGTCAAGATCCTCGAAAAAAGTCCATAATTTTGGGAAGAGGTCCAACTCGATAAAGAGAAACCCGAACGCTCCGGTGGTGAAAAGTAACTGGCTTTACAAACAG GACAGCGCTGGGATGAAGATGTGGAAGAAGAGGTGGTTTGTGCTGTGTGACATGTGTCTCTTCTATTATAGAG ATGAGAAGGAGGAGGGGATTCTGGGAAGTATCCTGTTACCCAGCTTCCACATCTCCATGCTGTCTGTAGACGATCACATCAGCAAGAAATACGCCTTCAAG GCTACACATCCGAACATGCGCACCTATTATTTCTGCACCGATACGGCAAAAGAGATGGAGTCCTGGATGAAGGTGATGACGGACGCAGCGCTCGTCCACACGGAGCCGGTCCGGAG GTTGGAAAAGGTGAAGGTAGATCCCCGCAGTCCACAGGAGCTTAACAACATGCTGAATCACAGAGTTCTGACCCGACCCGAGATCCAGAACAACGAGAGGAACCGCGAGAGTTTCCGTCAGGAGGAGAAGAAACAGAAACCTCTGGAGAAACAGCCGAGTATCAGAGAGCAGGAGAGAAGCTTCTCCTCTAAAGACTCCCAGAAAGAGGAGAAGATCTCTCTGCAGAGAGACGGACAGAAAGTGTCTCTGcagagagacacggagagactgGTGCTGCAGAAAGACGGGGACAGGTACGCTCTGCAGAAGGACGGAGAACGCTACACCCtccagaaagatggagagaaataCCTGCTGCAGAAAGACGGACAGAAATACACTCTTCATAAAAACGGAGAGAGGTGTTCTCTTCAAAAGGATGGAGAGAACGTTCTGCAGAAAGACGGAGGGAGACAGAAAGAACGAGAGAAGACGGTTCTGCAGAAAGATCGAGAGAAACCCAGTTTTCAGCAGGAAGGAGAGAAATACGGTTTTCAGAAAGAGACGAGTTCAGAGAGACCGATCACCAAAATCAACACCATCAAACTGCAGCCGGTTCagtcctccacctcctccatcaCCTCCCCCATCACCCCCACCTCCGCCGGGTCCTCCTCCCGCCAGACCCACACCCCCGGACCCGCGGGACCAGCAGGAGGTCCCTCTCAGTATAAAGCAGGACAGGTAAACGGGGAGCAGGGCGCTGAGCCTGACAGGACCCTCAGCAGGAGCGACTCCATGCAGCAGCTGGAGCTGTGGGTCCGAATGCAGCGCAACCGAGCCGCACCCGACGACGACACCAAGAG CATCACTTCTTATCAGACGCTGCCGAGGAACATGCCCAGTCACCGGGCGCAGGTGGTGCCGCGCTACCCTGAGGGATACCGGACGCTCCCGCGGAACCTGCTGCGTCCGGACAGTATCTGCAGCGTGGCGGGGTCTCTGTACGACCGGGCGCTGCCACCCGCCAACGCCGACAAGCGCCGCTCCATGCGGGACGACACCATGTGGCAGCTGTACGAGTGGCAGCAGCGGCAGGCGCACAGCCGGCTGGGATACGGGACGCTGCCCAGCCCCAAGACCATGGGGCGCATCGCCGAGTCCATCCCGTCCTCGCCGTCCCACGGCTCCCTGTCCCTGTACCCCTCCATCTCCCCCAACCGCCCCTTTAACCCCTTCAGCCCCATAAACCCCCTAACCCCCACCAACCCCTTAAACCCCGCCCCCGACGTCTCCTCACCCGTCCTCCGCGGAGACGCCAGCATCGACCGCCGCCACAGAGCCCAGCTCGCCAAG TACTCTTACCTGCCTGACCGCAGATCCTCAACAGCTCAGAACATCACACCTCAGTCCCTGCAGGGTAAAACG CCGGAGGAGCTGACCCTGCTGCTGATTAAACTGCGCCGGCAGCAGGCTGAGCTCAACAGCGTCCGAGAGCACACTCTCGCGCAGCTAATGCAGCTTAACCTCGACACCACCAACCCAAAG AGTGAGATTCTCTCCCACCACCTGCAGAGGAATCTCATGTATATGGACAGCCAG ATGAAGGAGAATGAGCCGATAATCTTCATGATTCACACTATGATTGAGAACTCTGCTCCAAGGCCTCAACTATACCAGCAA ATGAGTCCTGAAGATTACAGAGAAAACACTTACCCATACAGACCTGAGGAGCTGGATGTGGAC ACTAAACTGAGTCGACTGTGTGAACAGGGTAAAGTGGTCCGAACCCAAGAGGAGAAACTCCAGCAGCTCCACAGAGAGAAG CACACTCTGGAGACGGCTCTGCTGTCGGCGAGTCAGGAGATCGAGATGAGCGCTGAGACCTCGGCGGCGGTGCAGAGCGTCATACAGCAGCGGGACGTCCTGCAGAGCGGCCTGCTCAGCACCTGCAGAGAACTGTCCCGAGTAAACGCT GAGCTGGATCGGAGCTGGAGAGAGTATGATAAGCTGGAGGCTGATGTTACTCTGGCTAAGAGGAAcctgctggagcagctggaggcTCTCGGGAGTCCACAG ACGGAGCCGCCCAGTCAGCAGCACGTTCAGATTCAGAAGGAGTTGTGGAGAATTCAGGACGTGATGGAGGCGCTCGgtaaaaacaagccaaagagaaGCACAGAACCCA GTTTTCCAGGAGCAAATCCAATCTCCAGCCTTCAGAAAAGTGAG GGTCCGGACTACAGGCTGTATAAGAGTGAGCCGGAGCTCACCACGGTGGCGGAGGTGGACGAGAGTAACGGGGAGGAGAAATCTGAACAGTCTGCTGATAAAGATCCTCCCGGTACTAAAG GAATGCCGTATCCTGTTGGGATCGTGAGCCCCAGGACTAAATCTCAGATGCCGGAGTCCTCCACCATCGCCTCGTACGTCACCCTGAGGAAGAACAAGAAACCTGACCCCAGAACA GACCGCCCCCACAGTGCGGTGGAGCACATGGTGGAGGGAGCTCGGCAGCGGATGAGTGTGGAGGAGCAGATGGAGAGAATCCGGCGGCACCAGCAGGGGGCGCTACGAGAGCgcgagaggaggagagaggagggAGCGCTCTCACACAGTCACTCCTTCACTAAAGACCATTCCTACTACTATACCCTGCAG ACGTGCTCGAGGAGCTCGATGTCGGCAGCTGAAGAGCTGGAGGGCAGAAGGAAGGAGGTGTTACCTGTAGGAGAGGCGGAGCTAATGAGACGAGTGGCCACGCCTAAAGAAAAG GATCAGACTGAGATTCTGAAAGAGAGGAAAAGCCCAGAGATCCACCTGCTGAGATCACCTGACCACCTCACACCCCTCCCCACTGAAAACAG TGTGCAGACAGCAGTAATGGTGCGAGTGGgaacggaggaggaggaggaggaggaagaggaaaagcTCTCTGATCAAAACCAAGATCAAATAATTAAAGACTCGTTTGATCTGACCCCCTCTAAACTCGGGACTCTGGTTTCAG TGAACAGCCTGTCCAGTCCTCCAGCGTCTCCCGGCTCGTCTCCTCCGTGTCCTCAGCTCCCCGACGGATCACACTTCAT ATCAGCCACTGACATCACTGAACATTAG